The genomic region GGTCCCGCCAGAGCGCCAGAACCAGCCGTTGCAGCACTGTGGACACCCAGCCGGCGCCGACGCGCGTCCGGCCGGCCACCCGGGCCACTGTGGTCGCGTCACCGGCAAGCACCGCCAGCCGCAGGTCCGGGCCGAAGGGCTTGCTCACCGAGCGCACGAACGCCCAACTCGCTGCCGCACCCGCAAGAGAGTGCAGGGGTACGCGCGCCAGCTCGGCGGCGTGGTCGTCCTCGATGAGCAGCAGGTCCCGTCGACCGGCGAGCAGCGTCCGCAGCTCCGCTGCCCGGACGGCGGAGACTGCGGCGCCGGTCGGGTTCTGCGCCCGGCTGGTCACCACGAGCGCCCGGGCACCGGCGGCCAGCGCGGCTGCCACCCCGGCCGCCAGTGGCCCCTCGTCGTCGACCGGTACGCCGATCGGACGCATCCCCAGGGCGGCGATCAGGTCGAGCAGGTTGGCCCAGCCCGGATCCTCCACCGCCACCGCGTCACCGGGGCGCAGGTGGGCGCCGAGCAGCCGTTCGATGCCGTCCAGCGCGCCACCGGTGAGGGTGATCTCCGAGGCCGGCACGCCGTCGGCGTTCAGCCGGGCGCGGGCGGCCTCGGCCAGCTCGGGGAGCACTCCGGAGTGGGAGTAGCCGACCGGCGGGCCGGCGTCGGCGGCGAGTGCCGCGAGGTGCGGCCCGAGAGTGGGCAGCAGTCGGGGGTCGGGTTCACCTCGGGACAGGTCACGGGCGCCGGGCAGCGGCGTAGGGCGCAGCGCGGAGCGGCTGGCGGCGACCGGCGGGCGGGGGCGGACCCGGGTGCCGTGTCGCCCGGCGGTGACGAGCACGCCGCGCTGCCGCAGCTCCTGGTAGGCGCGGGCGACGGTGGCAGGGCTGACACCGAGTTCGGCGGCGAGCACCCGGACCGGCGGCAGGGCGGCACCCGGCGGCAGCGCTCCCGTACGGATGCCCGACTCAATGCTGGCCGAAATCGCGACGGCT from Micromonospora profundi harbors:
- a CDS encoding aminotransferase class I/II-fold pyridoxal phosphate-dependent enzyme is translated as MSARYQFTGATAVAISASIESGIRTGALPPGAALPPVRVLAAELGVSPATVARAYQELRQRGVLVTAGRHGTRVRPRPPVAASRSALRPTPLPGARDLSRGEPDPRLLPTLGPHLAALAADAGPPVGYSHSGVLPELAEAARARLNADGVPASEITLTGGALDGIERLLGAHLRPGDAVAVEDPGWANLLDLIAALGMRPIGVPVDDEGPLAAGVAAALAAGARALVVTSRAQNPTGAAVSAVRAAELRTLLAGRRDLLLIEDDHAAELARVPLHSLAGAAASWAFVRSVSKPFGPDLRLAVLAGDATTVARVAGRTRVGAGWVSTVLQRLVLALWRDPAVTELVHRAAQSYELRRDGLVAALAEHGLTAYGRSGINVWLPVADETSAVTVLRDAGWVVAPGALYRIAASPAVRITVSPLTTDDLIPLAEALTQATNPTPPPNFPT